A region of Triplophysa rosa linkage group LG16, Trosa_1v2, whole genome shotgun sequence DNA encodes the following proteins:
- the mfsd2ab gene encoding sodium-dependent lysophosphatidylcholine symporter 1-B — MSRGECAEQYSNASLLQNPSPDEIKLAAKRETRNRLSVCNKLCYAVGGAPYQITGCALGFFLQIYLLDVALLDPFYASIILFVGRAWDAITDPTVGFLVSRSPWTRFGRMMPWIVMSTPFAVLCYFLIWYVPTVDQGKVVWYLIFYCAFQTLQTCFHVPYSALTMFISTDQKERDSATAYRMTVEVLGTLIGTAVQGQIVGMANAPCTQTSEDLNSTVGLEVNITEPHGTLGHLRNAYLIASGVICSIYVLCAVVLFLGVKEQKETCKIRTEPMSFFQGIRMVMSHGPYAKLVMGFLFTSLAFMFLEGNFALFCSYTLGFRNDFQNILLVIMLSATLAIPFWQWFLTKFGKKTAVYIGTTSVVPFMVMVVLVPSNLIVTYIVSFAAGVSVAAAFLLPWSMLPDVVDDFKVHNPDSQGHEAIFYSFYVFFTKFASGVSLGVSTLSLDFAGYVTRGCTQPAEVDLTLKILVSAAPIFFIIIGLIIFISYPIDEEKRQGNRKLLNEQRENEVDSETDSTELDMI; from the exons CGCGAGACTAGAAATCGCTTATCGGTGTGCAATAAGTTGTGCTACGCTGTTGGAGGAGCCCCGTACCAGATAACAGGATGTGCACTTGGCTTCTTCCTCCAGATCTACCTACTGGATGTTGCCTTG TTGGATCCATTTTACGCCTCCATCATCCTGTTTGTGGGTCGAGCATGGGATGCCATCACAGATCCCACTGTGGGCTTTCTAGTCAGCCGAAGCCCATGGACCAGATTTGGACGAATGATGCCCTG GATTGTGATGTCCACCCCGTTTGCCGTCCTCTGTTATTTCCTCATCTGGTATGTGCCCACTGTTGACCAAGGCAAAGTTGTCTGGTACCTGATCTTCTACTGTGCATTCCAAACGTTACAAACA TGCTTCCATGTGCCATATTCTGCCCTTACCATGTTTATTAGCACCGACCAGAAGGAGAGGGATTCAGCCACAGCGTACC GAATGACGGTCGAGGTTTTGGGCACACTCATTGGCACAGCAGTTCAAGGTCAGATTGTGGGGATGGCCAACGCTCCCTGCACCCAAACCAGCGAGGACCTCAACTCCACGGTGGGTCTTGAGGTCAACATCACTGAGCCTCATGGTACGCTGGGACATCtg AGAAATGCTTACTTGATTGCATCTGGTGTCATCTGCTCCATCTACGTTCTTTGTGCCGTGGTGCTGTTCCTTGGTGTGAAAGAGCAAAAAG AGACCTGCAAGATCAGAACCGAACCCATGTCGTTCTTCCAGGGCATCCGTATGGTAATGAGTCATGGTCCTTATGCTAAGCTGGTCATGGGTTTCCTCTTCACCTCTCTGGCTTTTATG TTCCTGGAGGGAAATTTTGCACTGTTCTGTAGTTACACCCTGGGCTTCAGAAATGACTTCCAAAACATCCTGCTTGTCATTATG CTCTCTGCCACTCTTGCTATCCCATTCTGGCAATGGTTCCTTACGAAATTTGGCAAGAAAACAGCAGTGTATATTGGAACAACA TCTGTGGTACCTTTCATGGTCATGGTAGTCTTAGTGCCAAGCAATCTAATTGTGACATACATAGTGTCATTTGCTGCCGGAGTCAGCGTTGCGGCAGCCTTCTTGCTGCCATG GTCCATGCTTCCTGACGTGGTGGATGATTTCAAAGTACACAATCCTGATTCTCAGGGCCACGAAGCCATCTTCTACTCGTTCTATGTGTTCTTCACCAAGTTTGCATCTGGGGTTTCTTTAGGAGTCTCGACCCTCAGCCTTGA CTTTGCCGGCTATGTGACGAGAGGATGCACGCAGCCAGCAGAGGTCGATTTAACTTTGAAGATCCTGGTATCTGCTGCACCAATTTTCTTCATCATTATTGGCCTGATCATTTTCATCTCCTATCCCATCGATGAGGAAAAGAGACAGGGCAATCGTAAACTACTTAATGAACAAAG AGAAAATGAGGTTGACTCGGAAACCGACTCTACTGAGCTCGATATGATTTAA